A single window of Neospora caninum Liverpool complete genome, chromosome XII DNA harbors:
- a CDS encoding putative TPR domain-containing protein → MDPGLPADLLSRLEALKEGGNADFKRGKYEAAIEAYSQCLAEATKALDVRACATAGAHNSARTTTDAQIEGKHASERDSASVSKRVTELKAQTLCNRALCYQRANQFAAAEADCTDAIALLPSYVKGYYRRACAREAQGDRKACVEDLQTCLRLQPGNKEAQEMLAGVRDKVMREEETRVQEQLPESLITSGLSSALTATKRVASLKQLGAFVQERKLQRQFLRDGSLKRIAAALKSQMDREIDGSGPGSKEDAHRSMESLAETTASEPGTCDNQDGVGAFLPISVEAACWELLLSVVQKHHANAEDEDDSTANAATPSMEALNAPLQIEAPVLECRRALDGLWTSNDFLVRLRQLLRAGVAMPHESHAAHESHAAHEEAGKLRAVWRGEACDRLLRTLGCVSQLHAVQFDDDASFLEACAAGMECLDSREVQRAAVAALVGVADARRRLGGRVQAVRLRHGIEKCLEDTLQIVADAEHELAAADLARVPEGQGSASKRARGGTFDRVEAVSRLQGQAEYLMITLIALLADKDRGKEEPPDMNRLVDQLLSPYFKPSADPEESVITLTVGLKGLRLVLTAAREVARAYLISASSILPYLLAAAAGGGSATHSATAGTAAHRRQQEAALEVLLACMDFPELRTSLLDANAVPVFAKVCSEEGGSARVGCWMRARLAAALARLSVHDEDVRIQVFDSIDFYEVLDLLLTEIRHAGDGRHETGERSRDGSAQAPRSLAVEEETFRSLLEIFFFLSLHADFKNRLVGDKKGTKVLRTLLQVANASGKGKKAGSGSRPANNLTRYLLLQSLCNIMRSREDREKQRRKKGEMGSPLADIDDEQLQQLEELFKKLPAGAKPAPNGEVDLGDKALAAQLRDTLLGLNVVNAISVNVCASPPSANVLCAAAQALKFLCADARHRGTIVREGGIRTLLTAAAGLEEYPDDQRNARQAAAQLCITTNPSLFSYREALDLVPCLTPLLRDNHELLQYEGALALINLCSLNEEVRMRAWLGGAWEGFGDLLFGENDMLRAAGLEGWCNLSASPMVQEEIGKKMERFAESKQDVQDVKLMLAFTRETNNPRAQSAAVASLAMLLANEKVAKCLPDYSLFGNIERCLDEALKTDEALILRCVSALYNVWGELCNREETEKRMQIVKIVERNQQKLKGDAAALATDMITAEQSQKVHGEKKESAPDPS, encoded by the coding sequence ATGGATCCAGGTTTGCCCGCTGATCTTTTAAGCCGCCTCGAGGCGTTGAAAGAGGGGGGGAATGCCGACTTCAAGCGGGGCAAGTACGAGGCAGCGATAGAAGCGTATTCTCAGTGCCTAGCTGAAGCCACAAAAGCTCTCGACGTGAGAGCGTGCGCCACGGCTGGTGCACATAACTCAGCGCGCACTACCACCGATGCCCAGATTGAAGGTAAACATGCGTCAGAACGGGATTCCGCCAGTGTTTCAAAGCGTGTGACCGAACTGAAGGCCCAAACGCTGTGCAACCGGGCCCTTTGCTACCAGCGCGCGAACCAGTTCGCTGCAGCGGAGGCAGATTGCACGGATGCGATCGCCCTCCTTCCGTCCTACGTCAAAGGGTACTACAGACGCGCGTGTGCGCGGGAAGCTCAAGGCGACCGAAAAGCGTGCGTCGAAGATCTTCAGACCTGTCTTCGCCTGCAGCCGGGGAACAAAGAGGCTCAGGAGATGCTCGCAGGCGTCCGAGACAAGGTGatgcgagaggaggagacgcgcgtccAAGAACAGCTGCCGGAGTCTCTGATCACTTCGGGTCTCAGCTCTGCCCTGACAGCGACCAAACGCGTCGCGTCGCTCAAGCAACTCGGCGCCTTTGTccaggagagaaagctgCAGCGTCAGTTCCTCAGAGACGGCAGTCTGAAGCGCATTGCCGCGGCTTTGAAGAGCCAGATGGACAGAGAGATCGACGGTTCCGGCCCCGGctcgaaagaagacgcacacagaTCGATGGAATCTCTTGCAGAAACCACTGCTTCGGAGCCAGGTACGTGTGACAACCAAGACGGCGTAGGCGCGTTCCTCCCCATCAGCGTCGAAGCTGCTTGCTGGGAactgcttctctccgtcgttcaGAAGCACCACGCGAAtgcggaggacgaagacgactcTACGGCGAACGCGGCCACGCCTTCTATGGAGGCGCTAAACGCGCCTCTTCAAATCGAAGCTCCCGTCCTCGAGTGCCGCCGAGCGCTCGACGGGCTCTGGACCTCCAACGACTTCCTCGTGCGCCTGCGCCAGCTTCTTCGGGCAGGCGTCGCGATGCCGCACGAAAGCCACGCAGCGCACGAAAGCCACGCAGCGCACGAGGAGGCTGGGAAACTTCGCGCCGTCTggcgcggcgaggcgtgcgACCGGCTGCTGCGAACGCTGGGCTGTGTCTCGCAGTTGCATGCGGTCCAGTTCGACGACGACGCGTCGTTTCTCGAGGCGTGCGCCGCCGGCATGGAGTGTCTAGACAGCCGAGAAGTCCAGCGTGCGGCAGTGGCTGCGCTCGTGGGGGTCGCGGATGCGCGGCGCCGTCTGGGGGGACGCGTCCAGGCAGTCCGCCTTCGCCACGGGATCGAAAAGTGTCTCGAGGACACCCTCCAAATTGTGGCCGATGCAGAGCATGAGCTGGCCGCCGCAGATCTCGCGCGAGTACCGGAAGGCCAGGGCAGCGCGTCGAAACGAGCGAGGGGCGGCACTTTCGACCGCGTCGAGGCCGTCAGTCGTCTGCAAGGCCAGGCGGAGTATTTGATGATCACCTTGATCGCGTTGCTGGCAGACAAGGACCGCGGCAAGGAAGAGCCGCCGGACATGAATCGCCTCGTCGACCAGCTGCTGTCGCCCTACTTCAAGCCTTCAGCTGATCCCGAGGAGAGCGTGATCACGCTCACAGTCGGTTTGAAGGGGTTGCGCTTGGTTTTGACCGCCGCTCGTGAAGTCGCCCGGGCGTATCTGATCTCAGCCTCTTCAATTCTGCCTTACCTCttggcggctgcggcgggaGGCGGCAGTGCGACGCACAGCGCGACTGCGGGGACCGCCGCGCACCGGCGACAGCAGGAAGCAGCTCTGGAAGTGCTGCTGGCGTGCATGGACTTCCCCGAACTGCGAACGAGCTTGCTGGACGCGAACGCCGTCCCCGTTTTCGCCAAGGTTTGCAGTGAGGAAGGCGGATCCGCACGTGTGGGGTGCTGGATGCGCGCGCGCTTggccgcggcgctcgcgcggctgtctgtacacgATGAAGACGTTCGGATCCAGGTGTTTGACTCGATCGACTTCTACGAGGTTCTCGATCTGCTGCTGACAGAGATTCGACATGCCGGCGACGGTCGCCACGAGACGGGGGAAAGAAGCCGGGATGGGTCGGCCCAGGCCCCGCGCTCGCTGGccgtcgaagaagagacgttCCGATCGCTCCTCGAgattttctttttcctcagcCTCCATGCAGACTTCAAAAACCGGTTGGTGGGCGACAAGAAGGGAACCAAAGTGCTGCGCACGCTCCTGCAAGTGGCGAACGCCAGCGgcaaggggaagaaggccggCTCGGGTTCACGGCCGGCAAACAACCTGACGCGGTATCTCCTTCTTCAGAGTCTGTGCAACATCATGCGGTcgcgcgaagacagagagaagcaacggagaaagaagggcgaAATGGGAAGCCCGCTGGCAGACATCGACGACGAACAACTGCAGCAACTCGAGGAGCTCTTCAAGAAGCTGCCTGCGGGCGCGAAACCGGCGCCGAACGGCGAAGTTGACCTCGGAGACAAGGCCCTCGCTGCGCAGCTGAGAGACACACTCTTGGGCCTGAACGTGGTGAATGCGATCTCTGTGAATGTTTGTGCGAGTCCGCCGTCGGCGAATGTCCTTTGCGCCGCCGCCCAGGCTTTGAAATTCCTCTGCGCGGACGCGCGGCACCGAGGCACGATCGTGCGCGAAGGCGGGATCCGAACTCTCTTGACGGCCGCAGCCGGCTTGGAGGAGTACCCCGACGACCAGAGAAACGCCCGTCAAGCGGCTGCGCAGCTGTGCATCACCACGAACCCCTCGCTGTTTTCGTACCGCGAGGCTCTGGATCTCGTCCCCTGTCTCACGCCGTTGCTTAGGGACAACCACGAGTTGCTGCAGTACGAGGGCGCACTCGCGCTGATCAACCTCTGTTCCCTGAACGAGGAGGTACGCATGCGTGCGTGGCTCGGCGGCGCGTGGGAAGGCTTCGGGGATTTGCTCTTTGGCGAGAACGACATGTTGCGGGCTGCTGGACTCGAGGGCTGGTGCAACTTGTCGGCGTCGCCGATGGTGCAAGAAGAGATTGGCAAGAAAATGGAGAGATTTGCTGAGTCAAAGCAAGACGTCCAGGACGTGAAACTCATGCTCGCTTTCACCAGAGAAACGAACAACCCGAGGGCACAGTCGGCCGcagtcgcctccctcgccatGCTCCTCGCGAACGAGAAAGTGGCGAAATGCCTTCCAGATTACAGCCTCTTTGGCAACATCGAAAGGTGCCTGGACGAAGCTCTCAAGACAGACGAAGCTCTCATCctgcgctgtgtctctgcgctctACAATGTGTGGGGAGAGCTGTGCAACCGAGAGGAGACTgagaagcgcatgcagatcgtGAAGATTGTGGAGCGCAACCAACAGAAACTgaagggagacgcagcagcgcTCGCTACTGACATGATCACTGCAGAACAGTCACAAAAAGtccacggagagaaaaaggaatcGGCACCAGACCCAAGTTAA